From a single Opisthocomus hoazin isolate bOpiHoa1 chromosome 6, bOpiHoa1.hap1, whole genome shotgun sequence genomic region:
- the TIAL1 gene encoding nucleolysin TIAR isoform X3 — MDARVVKDMATGKSKGYGFVSFYNKLDAENAIVHMGGQWLGGRQIRTNWATRKPPAPKSTQENNTKQLRFEDVVNQSSPKNCTVYCGGIASGLTDQLMRQTFSPFGQIMEIRVFPEKGYSFVRFSTHESAAHAIVSVNGTTIEGHVVKCYWGKESPDMTKNFQQVDYSQWGQWSQVYGNPQQYGQYMANGWQVPSYGMYGQAWNQQGFGVDQSPSAAWMGGFGAQPAQGQGAPVIPNQAGYGMASYQTQ, encoded by the exons AT GGATGCACGGGTAGTTAAAGATATGGCAACTGGAAAGTCAAAAGGCTATGGTTTTGTATCTTTTTATAACAAACTG GATGCAGAAAATGCTATTGTACACATGGGAGGCCAGTGGTTGGGAGGCCGTCAGATCAGAACTAACTGGGCAACACGGAAACCACCAGCACCCAAAAGTACACAAGAAA ATAATACAAAACAGTTGAGATTTGAAGATGTAGTAAATCAGTCAAGTCCAAAAAATTGTACTGTGTACTGTGGAGGAATTGCCTCTGGGCTAACAG ATCAACTTATGAGACAGACTTTTTCACCGTTTGGACAGATTATGGAAATAAGGGTGTTCCCAGAAAAAGGTTACTCATTTGTCAG ATTTTCAACCCATGAAAGTGCAGCACATGCTATTGTTTCAGTTAATGGAACCACAATTGAAGGACATGTTGTTAAATGTTACTGGGGTAAAGAATCCCCTGATATGACTAAAAACTTCCAACAG GTGGATTACAGTCAGTGGGGGCAATGGAGCCAAGTATATGGAAATCCGCAACAGTATGGGCAATATATGGCTAATGGGTGGCAAGTACCGTCATACGGAATGTACGGCCAAGCGTGGAATCAACAGGGTTTTGGAGTAGA CCAATCTCCATCTGCTGCCTGGATGGGTGGATTTggtgctcagcctgcccagggacagGGTGCTCCTGTAATACCTAACCAAGCTGGATATGGTATGGCAAGCTACCAAACACAGTGA